In Thiovibrio frasassiensis, one DNA window encodes the following:
- the ettA gene encoding energy-dependent translational throttle protein EttA → MSVEPNKIIYSMIRVAKFYDKKPILKDISLSYFYGAKIGVLGMNGSGKSSLLRILAGVDKEFNGETHISPGLTVGYLEQEPLLDEGRSVIEIVREGAQEAVDLLAEFEEINNKFAEPMDDEAMDKLIARQAVVQEKLDTLDAWDLDARLEMAMDALRCPPGEALVSVLSGGEKRRVALCRLLLKKPDILLLDEPTNHLDAETVSWLEQHLQRYEGTVIAVTHDRYFLDNVAGWILELDRGQGIPWKGNYSSWLEQKEKRLAKEEKEESKRRKTLQHELEWIRMSPKGRHAKSKARISAYEDLLSKDAEKRTQDLEIYIPPGPRLGKIVIEAEGISKSFGDRLLFENLTFSLPPGGIVGVIGPNGAGKTTLFKMISGQDKPDSGTIRLGEAVKLAYVDQSRDVLDPEQTIWQAISEGQETITMGDREVNSRAYVGRFNFSGTDQQKKVGLLSGGQRNRVHLARMLKEGANVILLDEPTNDLDVSALRALEEALENFGGCAVVISHDRWFLDRIATHILAFEGDSQVVWFDGNYSEYEADRKARLGDAADQPHRIKYRHLTRA, encoded by the coding sequence ATGAGTGTCGAGCCCAATAAAATCATCTATTCCATGATCCGTGTCGCCAAGTTTTACGACAAGAAACCGATCCTGAAAGACATCAGCCTCTCTTATTTCTACGGGGCCAAGATCGGGGTCTTGGGCATGAACGGCTCGGGTAAGTCGTCGCTGTTGCGGATCCTGGCCGGGGTGGATAAGGAATTTAACGGCGAGACCCACATCTCCCCAGGCTTGACCGTGGGCTATCTTGAGCAGGAACCCCTGCTTGATGAGGGCCGGAGTGTGATCGAGATTGTCCGCGAAGGGGCGCAGGAGGCGGTGGATCTGCTGGCCGAGTTCGAGGAAATCAATAATAAGTTCGCCGAGCCCATGGATGACGAGGCCATGGACAAGCTCATTGCCCGGCAGGCGGTGGTACAGGAGAAACTCGACACCCTGGACGCCTGGGATCTGGACGCCAGGCTTGAGATGGCCATGGACGCCCTGCGCTGCCCGCCTGGGGAGGCTCTGGTTTCGGTGCTTTCCGGCGGCGAGAAACGGCGGGTGGCCCTGTGCCGGCTGTTACTCAAAAAACCCGACATCCTGTTGCTCGATGAGCCCACCAACCATCTGGACGCCGAAACCGTCTCCTGGCTGGAGCAGCATCTGCAACGCTATGAAGGCACGGTCATCGCCGTGACCCATGACCGGTACTTCCTCGACAATGTGGCGGGCTGGATTCTGGAGCTGGACCGGGGCCAGGGCATTCCCTGGAAGGGCAATTACTCCTCCTGGCTGGAGCAGAAGGAGAAGCGGCTGGCCAAAGAGGAAAAGGAAGAGTCCAAGCGGCGTAAGACTCTGCAGCATGAGTTGGAGTGGATCCGCATGAGCCCCAAGGGCAGGCATGCCAAGTCCAAGGCCAGAATCAGTGCCTATGAAGATCTGCTGAGTAAGGATGCGGAAAAGCGCACTCAGGATCTGGAGATCTACATCCCGCCCGGACCGCGTTTGGGCAAGATCGTTATCGAAGCAGAGGGGATCAGTAAATCCTTCGGCGACCGGCTGCTCTTTGAGAACCTGACCTTCTCCCTGCCGCCCGGCGGCATCGTCGGGGTGATCGGTCCCAACGGCGCGGGCAAGACCACCTTGTTTAAGATGATCAGCGGGCAGGATAAGCCCGATTCGGGCACCATCCGTCTGGGCGAGGCGGTGAAGCTCGCCTATGTGGATCAGTCCCGCGACGTGCTGGACCCGGAACAGACGATCTGGCAGGCCATCTCCGAAGGGCAGGAAACCATTACCATGGGCGACCGCGAGGTGAATTCCCGCGCCTATGTGGGCAGATTTAATTTCTCCGGCACCGACCAGCAGAAAAAGGTGGGGCTTCTCTCCGGTGGCCAGCGCAACCGGGTGCATCTGGCTCGGATGCTGAAAGAAGGGGCCAACGTCATCCTGCTGGACGAGCCCACCAACGATCTGGACGTCAGTGCCCTGCGGGCGCTCGAAGAGGCGCTGGAGAACTTCGGCGGCTGCGCCGTGGTCATCAGTCATGACCGTTGGTTCCTCGACCGGATCGCCACCCACATCCTCGCCTTTGAGGGGGATTCCCAGGTGGTCTGGTTCGACGGCAACTACTCCGAATACGAGGCGGACCGCAAGGCGAGATTGGGCGATGCCGCCGACCAGCCCCACCGGATCAAATACCGTCACCTCACCCGCGCTTGA
- a CDS encoding response regulator produces the protein MADRLRVLLVEDSEDDAALVVRALSKGGFAPSYERVDAAAGMAACLASQEWDLVLSDYSMPQFNGLAALQLLQEKGLDLPFILVSGAVGEETAVEIMRAGACDYVMKDKLARLAPAVIRGLREAESRKAAQEADRAIDALVRGMVGVTGADCFDRIIEGLCEWLGAEYGLIGALIDGEVRTLSFYRQGEKRENFSYPLAGTPCEVIVQEVYKSYPKDLRRLFPGDKALAEMGAESCVGISLRDGQQNVLGVLNIFSSRELLPTTRLAEIMGIVAVKAAAEIERLREEEERSVLEAQLRQAQKMEAIGTLAGGIAHDFNNILAAILGYTELAKQKMIPESEPDHCLGEVLKATSRAKGLVQQILAFSRKGEQEMKPMRIQCVVKEALKLLRASIPSSIEIQQRIAPDCLPILADPTRIHQIIMNLCTNASHAMEAQGGTLSVLLENTALGEEEAQAHGLPAGGYVLLVVSDTGHGMGKEVLDHIFEPYFTTKEQGKGAGMGLAIVHGLVVGGGGKIIVASTLGQGTTFRIFFPQVSDKVAEEAHPEICSPSPKGSECIFVIDDEQAIVAMEKIALERLGYRVRLFADSEEALAAFRADPQGCDLVVTDQTMPHLSGMELAKAFLQIRPDLPIILSTGYSSQASEEDALRAGIRRFIMKPLNISQLATAIREILDQR, from the coding sequence ATGGCCGATAGGTTGCGCGTTTTGCTGGTGGAAGATTCCGAAGATGATGCGGCCTTGGTGGTGCGGGCGCTGAGTAAGGGAGGTTTTGCGCCGAGCTACGAGCGGGTAGATGCCGCCGCCGGGATGGCGGCATGTCTTGCCAGCCAAGAGTGGGACCTGGTTCTCTCCGACTATTCCATGCCGCAGTTCAATGGCTTGGCCGCGCTGCAACTCTTGCAGGAAAAGGGGCTTGATCTGCCCTTTATCTTGGTTTCCGGTGCGGTGGGCGAGGAAACCGCCGTGGAAATCATGCGGGCCGGTGCCTGCGATTATGTGATGAAGGACAAGTTGGCCCGGTTGGCCCCCGCTGTTATCCGTGGGTTGCGGGAGGCGGAAAGCCGGAAGGCGGCGCAGGAGGCGGACAGGGCCATCGATGCTCTGGTCCGGGGGATGGTCGGCGTTACCGGGGCGGACTGTTTTGATCGGATCATCGAGGGGTTGTGCGAGTGGCTTGGCGCGGAGTATGGCCTTATCGGCGCCCTGATCGATGGAGAGGTGCGGACGCTTTCCTTTTACCGCCAGGGAGAGAAACGGGAGAATTTTAGTTACCCGCTGGCCGGAACGCCCTGCGAGGTGATTGTGCAAGAGGTCTACAAGAGCTATCCCAAGGATCTCCGCCGCCTGTTCCCCGGGGACAAGGCTCTCGCGGAGATGGGGGCGGAAAGCTGCGTGGGCATCTCGTTGCGGGATGGCCAGCAGAATGTGTTGGGGGTGCTCAACATCTTTTCGAGTCGGGAGCTGTTGCCCACAACAAGGCTTGCGGAGATCATGGGAATTGTCGCGGTCAAGGCTGCGGCCGAGATCGAGCGTCTGCGGGAAGAGGAAGAAAGAAGCGTGCTCGAGGCGCAGCTGCGCCAGGCCCAGAAAATGGAAGCCATCGGTACCCTGGCCGGGGGGATCGCCCATGATTTTAACAATATTCTTGCGGCAATTCTTGGCTATACCGAGTTGGCCAAGCAAAAAATGATTCCGGAAAGCGAGCCGGACCACTGTCTTGGTGAGGTGCTCAAGGCAACCTCCCGGGCTAAGGGGTTGGTGCAGCAGATCCTGGCCTTCAGCCGCAAGGGCGAGCAGGAAATGAAGCCCATGCGCATCCAGTGTGTGGTTAAGGAGGCGCTCAAGTTATTGCGCGCCTCCATTCCGTCAAGCATCGAGATCCAACAGCGGATAGCCCCGGATTGCCTGCCCATCCTGGCCGATCCAACCCGGATTCACCAGATTATCATGAATCTCTGCACCAATGCCTCCCATGCCATGGAAGCACAAGGGGGCACCCTGAGCGTACTCCTCGAGAATACGGCCTTGGGGGAGGAAGAGGCGCAAGCCCACGGTTTGCCGGCAGGGGGATATGTGCTCCTGGTGGTGAGCGATACCGGGCACGGTATGGGAAAAGAGGTGCTGGATCACATCTTTGAGCCCTATTTTACCACCAAGGAGCAAGGGAAAGGCGCGGGCATGGGGCTAGCGATCGTGCATGGCCTTGTCGTGGGGGGTGGGGGCAAAATTATCGTGGCGAGTACCCTCGGCCAGGGCACGACCTTCAGAATTTTTTTCCCGCAGGTTTCGGACAAGGTTGCCGAGGAGGCTCATCCGGAAATCTGCAGCCCCTCGCCGAAGGGCAGCGAGTGTATTTTTGTCATCGATGATGAACAGGCCATTGTGGCCATGGAGAAAATTGCCCTGGAGCGTCTCGGCTACCGTGTGCGACTCTTTGCCGATAGCGAGGAGGCGCTGGCCGCTTTCCGGGCCGACCCCCAGGGTTGTGACCTGGTGGTGACCGATCAGACCATGCCCCATCTTTCCGGCATGGAGCTGGCCAAGGCATTTTTGCAGATCCGCCCGGATCTGCCCATCATTCTTTCCACCGGGTACAGCTCCCAGGCTTCGGAAGAGGATGCACTTCGGGCAGGAATTCGCCGTTTTATCATGAAGCCGCTCAATATCTCTCAGCTTGCCACTGCTATCCGGGAAATCCTCGATCAACGGTAG
- a CDS encoding response regulator: MRKNMILLVEDNPDDEALTLRALQKNNILNEVVVARDGVEALDFLFGTGPHADRDLTIMPEVTLLDINLPKINGLEVLAKIRANERTRLLPVVILTTSNEEQDKIKSYTLGANSFIRKPVDFLQFSEAIRQLGVYWLVLNQAPPVVRG, encoded by the coding sequence ATGAGGAAGAATATGATTCTATTGGTTGAGGACAATCCGGACGACGAGGCCCTGACCCTTCGGGCCCTGCAGAAAAACAACATCCTCAACGAGGTGGTGGTGGCCAGGGACGGGGTGGAGGCCCTGGATTTTCTTTTTGGTACGGGTCCGCATGCGGACCGTGATCTGACCATCATGCCCGAGGTCACTCTGCTCGATATCAATCTGCCCAAGATAAACGGGCTGGAGGTCTTGGCAAAAATCCGGGCCAACGAGAGAACCCGGCTGCTGCCGGTGGTTATTCTCACCACCTCCAACGAGGAGCAGGACAAGATCAAAAGCTATACGCTGGGGGCAAACAGTTTTATTCGCAAACCCGTTGATTTCCTCCAGTTCAGCGAGGCGATCCGGCAGCTGGGTGTGTATTGGCTGGTGCTGAATCAGGCGCCTCCCGTGGTGCGGGGTTGA
- a CDS encoding c-type heme family protein, translated as MGSESHRFVPQPRHHYWKITVLALGVACVVAVGLYQLAHLYVLNEAERNIQAVLLSHKGVHRYIQEIMHPAFYKLKAEGMVAEKFYAPEILSSSFMVRNQHRAYNEERKAAGLEEVYYKMAAINPRNPVNKADALEEKLIRMFNANKEVKKYREVVRIDGKDYLYVALPFLVNQQRCMVCHGDRQDAPLGLQSLYPGLGGFGEKVGDIRAIESIRAPMEHQYYLLYIVCASSFTGLLVLAGLLLFNTRLRDMVRARTEDLQQEVLERRRAEEEVRQANEELEARVEERTAQIAAANKELDSFAYSVSHDLRAPLRGIDGFSMALLEDYGETLDGAAKDYLGRIRAGCVRMGHLIDDMLQLSRLSRGEINRQEVDLSVLAGEIVEDLQHTAPQRKVVFEIAKGITVFGDAVLLRAVLDNLLGNAWKFTAKTPEARIAFGRREEGGKEFLFVKDNGAGFDMAYGDKLFGAFQRLHSSQEFEGTGIGLATVQRIIHRHGGTVRAEGAVGQGATFYFSL; from the coding sequence ATGGGGTCAGAATCACACCGTTTTGTTCCACAACCAAGGCACCACTATTGGAAAATAACCGTGTTGGCGCTGGGGGTTGCCTGCGTTGTTGCCGTCGGGCTGTACCAACTTGCCCATCTCTATGTGCTCAACGAGGCGGAAAGAAACATCCAAGCCGTACTCCTCTCCCACAAAGGGGTGCATCGTTATATCCAGGAAATCATGCATCCCGCTTTCTACAAATTGAAAGCGGAAGGCATGGTTGCGGAAAAGTTTTACGCCCCGGAGATCCTCTCCTCTTCGTTCATGGTCAGAAACCAGCACCGGGCATACAATGAGGAGCGTAAGGCCGCTGGTCTCGAGGAAGTTTACTACAAGATGGCCGCCATCAATCCGCGCAATCCGGTGAACAAGGCGGACGCCTTGGAAGAAAAGCTGATCCGGATGTTCAATGCGAACAAGGAGGTTAAGAAGTACCGGGAGGTTGTCCGGATCGATGGCAAGGACTACCTCTATGTCGCCCTGCCTTTTCTGGTGAACCAGCAGAGGTGCATGGTCTGCCATGGAGACCGGCAGGATGCGCCCCTCGGTCTTCAAAGCCTCTATCCGGGGCTGGGTGGTTTTGGCGAGAAGGTCGGCGATATCCGGGCGATCGAGTCGATCCGGGCTCCCATGGAACACCAGTACTATCTTCTCTATATTGTTTGTGCCTCTTCCTTTACCGGGCTGTTGGTGCTGGCCGGCTTGCTGCTTTTCAACACCCGGCTTCGCGATATGGTGCGGGCCAGGACCGAGGACTTGCAGCAGGAGGTGCTCGAGCGCCGCAGAGCGGAGGAAGAGGTGCGCCAAGCCAACGAAGAGCTCGAAGCGAGGGTGGAGGAGCGCACCGCCCAGATTGCCGCGGCGAATAAAGAACTCGACTCCTTTGCCTATTCGGTTTCCCACGATCTGCGGGCGCCGCTGCGCGGCATCGATGGCTTCAGTATGGCCCTGCTGGAGGATTACGGCGAGACCCTGGATGGCGCGGCCAAGGATTATCTCGGTCGTATCCGGGCCGGATGTGTGCGGATGGGCCACTTGATCGACGATATGCTGCAGCTTTCCCGGCTTTCCAGGGGCGAGATCAATCGGCAGGAGGTCGATCTCAGCGTTCTGGCCGGCGAGATTGTTGAAGACCTCCAACACACGGCGCCGCAGCGGAAGGTTGTCTTTGAAATTGCCAAGGGGATAACGGTTTTCGGGGATGCTGTCTTGCTGCGGGCAGTGCTCGATAATCTGCTGGGCAATGCCTGGAAATTCACCGCGAAAACCCCGGAGGCACGGATTGCCTTCGGCCGGCGGGAAGAAGGCGGCAAGGAGTTCCTCTTTGTGAAGGATAATGGCGCGGGTTTTGACATGGCCTATGGTGACAAACTGTTCGGCGCCTTCCAGCGGCTGCACTCTTCTCAGGAATTTGAAGGGACGGGCATTGGCCTGGCCACGGTGCAGAGGATTATCCATCGGCACGGCGGCACAGTCCGGGCGGAGGGTGCGGTGGGACAAGGGGCAACCTTTTATTTCTCCCTGTAA